In Deinococcus cellulosilyticus NBRC 106333 = KACC 11606, one DNA window encodes the following:
- a CDS encoding ParA family protein, with product MEKVVIAVVSRKGGSGKTTTALHLAQTLAKAGHDVAVLDTDPEASAIQWADGAELAFPVYKPVERRRAEAHQYLIIDTQPNSSKAVGEAARKATHVIVVAGANALELDRLVPTLDSLEASGFEGTYGVLLARVPGAKSETTQAAIRALEEAEIPVLGVVPSNAVISDSFQQSPKRLKEHKEVLTRLQVLQ from the coding sequence ATGGAAAAAGTTGTGATTGCTGTTGTTTCCCGCAAAGGCGGAAGTGGCAAAACCACCACGGCCTTGCACCTCGCCCAGACCCTCGCCAAAGCCGGTCATGATGTGGCCGTGCTCGACACCGACCCTGAAGCGAGCGCCATCCAGTGGGCAGATGGGGCAGAACTGGCTTTCCCGGTGTACAAGCCCGTCGAACGTCGCCGCGCAGAAGCCCACCAGTACCTGATCATCGACACCCAGCCCAACAGCAGCAAAGCGGTGGGTGAAGCGGCCAGGAAAGCCACACATGTGATTGTGGTTGCTGGAGCCAACGCCCTGGAACTGGACCGCCTGGTGCCCACCCTGGACAGCCTGGAGGCATCTGGATTTGAAGGCACTTACGGGGTGTTGCTGGCCCGGGTGCCCGGAGCCAAAAGCGAAACCACCCAGGCGGCCATCCGGGCCCTGGAAGAGGCTGAAATTCCCGTGCTTGGAGTTGTGCCGAGCAACGCCGTGATCAGCGACAGTTTCCAGCAATCCCCCAAACGCCTCAAAGAACACAAAGAGGTCTTGACCCGACTGCAGGTGCTTCAGTGA
- a CDS encoding bifunctional DNA primase/polymerase: MNPMLEAATKYVQQGFSVIPTGVYGVYKKQPHYGALTASGHYREVLVNGQPKKRGNWSDFTSRRPTPAELQTWFVQCNARGLALVTGAFSRVIVLDFDGTDGQLLLEQLQLRPHVKTPSGGFHVYVQHPGWQVATLNSKTHQQLRDYPGLDIRADGGLAMLPPTRTEDGPYQLLRSLTPEPLEVLPRTLREVLGLLSAPSLQTQAPAAVTRSTTADRNVPVDVLFIWAHRRIMQGAGRNDSGFYLATQMRDAGYTLEETLEVADRWIASLPVVNTKNVVEPYTASHFQASVRSAFRKPARKAWGVR, encoded by the coding sequence ATGAACCCCATGCTCGAAGCAGCAACCAAATACGTGCAGCAAGGATTTTCTGTCATTCCCACAGGCGTTTATGGCGTTTACAAGAAACAACCCCACTACGGGGCCCTGACCGCCAGCGGCCACTACCGGGAAGTGCTGGTAAACGGCCAGCCAAAGAAACGCGGCAACTGGAGTGACTTCACTTCCAGACGCCCCACCCCTGCAGAACTCCAGACCTGGTTTGTTCAATGCAATGCCCGGGGCCTCGCCCTGGTGACCGGAGCTTTCAGTCGGGTGATTGTGCTGGACTTCGACGGCACAGACGGCCAGCTGCTGCTGGAGCAACTGCAACTGCGTCCCCATGTGAAAACCCCGTCCGGAGGCTTCCATGTGTACGTCCAGCACCCCGGTTGGCAAGTGGCCACCCTGAACTCCAAAACCCACCAGCAACTCAGGGACTACCCGGGCCTGGACATCCGTGCAGATGGTGGCCTTGCCATGCTGCCCCCCACCCGCACCGAAGACGGCCCTTACCAACTGCTCCGGTCCCTCACGCCAGAACCCCTGGAGGTGTTGCCCAGGACCTTGCGGGAAGTTCTGGGTTTGCTGTCCGCTCCCTCCCTGCAGACCCAGGCTCCTGCAGCAGTGACCCGCAGCACCACCGCCGACAGGAACGTTCCAGTGGATGTGCTGTTCATCTGGGCCCACCGCAGGATCATGCAAGGTGCAGGCCGCAACGACAGCGGCTTTTACCTGGCCACCCAGATGCGAGACGCCGGATACACCCTGGAAGAAACCCTGGAAGTGGCTGACCGCTGGATTGCCTCGTTGCCAGTGGTCAACACCAAAAATGTGGTTGAACCCTACACGGCCAGCCACTTCCAGGCCAGCGTGCGTTCAGCGTTCCGTAAACCCGCCAGAAAAGCCTGGGGGGTGAGGTGA
- a CDS encoding molecular chaperone DnaJ: protein MIYLKTVSDLTDLKNQYRAFCKTLHPDKGGSKEAMQVLNAEYEHWTHHFTAGAGADASSYGEDKFWATPENHAQVEEMLREAIEKVAHLEGLEFEMIGAWVWVSGATKTHKTELKDAGYKWHFTREKWFFAGVESRGRGNKSMDELREKYGSSTIRPDGGKRQLKSA, encoded by the coding sequence ATGATTTACCTCAAGACCGTTTCAGACCTCACCGACCTCAAGAACCAGTACCGGGCCTTCTGCAAAACTCTTCACCCGGATAAGGGCGGCTCAAAAGAAGCCATGCAGGTGCTCAACGCCGAATATGAACACTGGACCCACCACTTCACCGCTGGAGCAGGTGCGGACGCTTCCAGCTACGGCGAAGATAAATTCTGGGCCACACCAGAAAATCACGCCCAGGTCGAAGAAATGCTGAGGGAAGCCATTGAAAAAGTGGCCCATCTGGAAGGTCTCGAATTCGAAATGATCGGGGCGTGGGTGTGGGTGAGTGGTGCCACCAAAACCCACAAAACCGAGCTGAAAGACGCCGGTTACAAATGGCATTTCACCCGCGAAAAATGGTTCTTTGCCGGAGTGGAATCCCGAGGGAGAGGCAACAAGTCCATGGATGAACTGCGCGAGAAGTACGGCAGTAGCACCATTCGCCCGGACGGCGGCAAGCGTCAACTCAAAAGCGCTTAA